A stretch of the Acyrthosiphon pisum isolate AL4f chromosome A2, pea_aphid_22Mar2018_4r6ur, whole genome shotgun sequence genome encodes the following:
- the LOC100161356 gene encoding immunoglobulin-binding protein 1 isoform X1 has product MATASVSVEFQNLTLSECFDQGLSSYESICESTEPAKESGTQYRIIKCMKILEHTTQLVSAAGMFSDNETIEEIPTTDVKYMLLPFMLGSLALKLTNNGNRLDVVKTAEVYFRDYLQRCKDYGLADHTIPPVYTDSEETTTKATMDFSLMARRRAEKIKSYKEQKLMETQLQLLKEQNERESVDDEMRRKYIVSLLKYNIGKALEELDSLQAEMRILHYKLKHEDKDNPENAKSQKIKPKPLMPIIITKNELQKQVFGAGYPSLPTMTVEEFCQKRINDGIWHLPTADNTKCLQQLSEAPEPEQEDKEDKINEEEEENERQRLNARDEYKDDHRRGWGNRHNRS; this is encoded by the exons atggcgACGGCGTCGGTGTCCGTAGAATTTCAAAACCTCACATTGTCTGAGTGCTTCGACCAAGGCCTGTCGTCTTACGAGAGTATTTGCGAGTCTACTGAGCCGGCCAAGGAATCGGGAACGCAG TACaggataataaaatgtatgaaaatattagaGCACACTACACAACTCGTATCCGCGGCTGGCATGTTCAGCGACAATGAGACCATTGAAGAGATACCAACGACCGACGTCAAATACATGTTACTGCCATTCATGTTGGGGTCTCTGGCACTGAAACTCACAAACAACGGCAACAGATTGGATGTCGTCAAAACAGCTGAAGTATATTTCAGAGATTATCTCCAGAG GTGTAAAGATTATGGATTGGCTGACCATACTATACCACCTGTGTACACAGACTCTGAAGAAACCACTACAAAGGCCACTATGGACTTTTCTCTCATGGCTCGTAGGCGTGCCGAAAAAATTAAGAGTTACAAGGAACAAAAATTAATGGAAACTCAGTTACAGCTGTTGAAGGAACAGAACGAACGCGAGTCTGTTGATGACGAAATGAGAAGAAAGTACATAGTCTCTTTACTGAAATACAATATTGGTAAGGCTTTGGAAGAATTAGATTCGCTTCAAGCCGAAATGAGAATTTTACACTATAAATTGAAACATGAGGATAAAGACAACCCTGAAAATGCAAAATCTCAAAAGATCAAACCTAAACCGTTAATGCctattattatcacaaaaaaTGAGTTACAAAAACAAGTATTTGGTGCTGGCTATCCGAGCTTGCCAACAATGACAGTTGAAGAATTCTGTCAAAAACGTATCAATGACGGaat atggcATTTACCTACAGCAGATAATACCAAGTGTTTACAACAACTGTCTGAAGCTCCAGAACCAGAACAAGAAGATAAAGAAGACAAAATCAATGAGGAAGAAGAAGAAAACGAAAGACAACGACTAAATGCTCGCGACGAGTACAAAGATGACCATCGCCGAGGATGGGGTAATAGGCATAATAGAAGTTAA
- the LOC100161356 gene encoding immunoglobulin-binding protein 1 isoform X2, which produces MKILEHTTQLVSAAGMFSDNETIEEIPTTDVKYMLLPFMLGSLALKLTNNGNRLDVVKTAEVYFRDYLQRCKDYGLADHTIPPVYTDSEETTTKATMDFSLMARRRAEKIKSYKEQKLMETQLQLLKEQNERESVDDEMRRKYIVSLLKYNIGKALEELDSLQAEMRILHYKLKHEDKDNPENAKSQKIKPKPLMPIIITKNELQKQVFGAGYPSLPTMTVEEFCQKRINDGIWHLPTADNTKCLQQLSEAPEPEQEDKEDKINEEEEENERQRLNARDEYKDDHRRGWGNRHNRS; this is translated from the exons atgaaaatattagaGCACACTACACAACTCGTATCCGCGGCTGGCATGTTCAGCGACAATGAGACCATTGAAGAGATACCAACGACCGACGTCAAATACATGTTACTGCCATTCATGTTGGGGTCTCTGGCACTGAAACTCACAAACAACGGCAACAGATTGGATGTCGTCAAAACAGCTGAAGTATATTTCAGAGATTATCTCCAGAG GTGTAAAGATTATGGATTGGCTGACCATACTATACCACCTGTGTACACAGACTCTGAAGAAACCACTACAAAGGCCACTATGGACTTTTCTCTCATGGCTCGTAGGCGTGCCGAAAAAATTAAGAGTTACAAGGAACAAAAATTAATGGAAACTCAGTTACAGCTGTTGAAGGAACAGAACGAACGCGAGTCTGTTGATGACGAAATGAGAAGAAAGTACATAGTCTCTTTACTGAAATACAATATTGGTAAGGCTTTGGAAGAATTAGATTCGCTTCAAGCCGAAATGAGAATTTTACACTATAAATTGAAACATGAGGATAAAGACAACCCTGAAAATGCAAAATCTCAAAAGATCAAACCTAAACCGTTAATGCctattattatcacaaaaaaTGAGTTACAAAAACAAGTATTTGGTGCTGGCTATCCGAGCTTGCCAACAATGACAGTTGAAGAATTCTGTCAAAAACGTATCAATGACGGaat atggcATTTACCTACAGCAGATAATACCAAGTGTTTACAACAACTGTCTGAAGCTCCAGAACCAGAACAAGAAGATAAAGAAGACAAAATCAATGAGGAAGAAGAAGAAAACGAAAGACAACGACTAAATGCTCGCGACGAGTACAAAGATGACCATCGCCGAGGATGGGGTAATAGGCATAATAGAAGTTAA
- the LOC100159219 gene encoding EARP-interacting protein homolog isoform X1 — translation MSNNPLIYGVEFQARSLCSLLADNDQDCFLIGTQSLVTSNNQVHLVKLQEETNTLCPQIYEHSCGEIWSLASSPTDKHLISTCYASIERDCEKCTALWRLPKDDGHLENVITFPSEKYGTDVKVTTFHPTNDAYMCSVIDNNIVMWDVGESGVKIVCTAVLDGKGQPRFTTGKWNPQNVNLQFVTADDCNVKAWDLRTQTKIAWSLDGVHTQIIRDFDFNPNRQYYMATCGDDGYSKFWDIRNPSQPLISRADHSHWIWSLR, via the exons ATGTCCAACAATCCTCTAATCTATGGAGTTGAATTTCag GCCAGATCGTTGTGTTCTCTGCTCGCTGATAACGATCAAGACTGTTTTTTAATTGGAACTCAGTCATTGGTCACATCGAATAATCAAGTACATCTCGTTAAACTACAAGAAGAGACCAATACACTTTGTCCtcaa atatatgaGCATAGCTGTGGTGAAATATGGTCATTAGCGTCTTCTCCAACAGACAAACACTTGATATCTACTTGTTATGCTAGTATAGAACGTGATTGTGAGAAATGTACAGCTTTATGGCGACTGCCAAAGGACGATGGTCATTTAGAAAATGTCATCACTTTTCCTTCAGAAAAGTATGGTACTGATGTTaag GTGACCACGTTTCATCCTACAAATGACGCATACATGTGTTCtgttatcgataataatatagtgatgtgGGATGTGGGTGAAAGTGgagtaaaaattgtatgtactgcAGTATTGGATGGTAAAG GTCAACCAAGATTTACTACTGGAAAATGGAATCCACAAAATGTCAACTTACAGTTTGTAACTGCTGATGATTGTAATGTAAAAGCTTGGGATTTAAGAACCCAGACAAAAATTGCATGGAGTCTAGATGGAGTTCATActcaaattattag agattttgattttaatccaAATCGTCAATACTATATGGCGACATGCGGTGATGATGGATATTCTAAGTTCTGGGATATACGTAATCCCAGTCAACCTCTAATATCCCGTGCTGACCATTCTCATTGGATTTGGTCTCTTAGGTAA
- the LOC100159219 gene encoding EARP-interacting protein homolog isoform X2, with product MELNFRSLCSLLADNDQDCFLIGTQSLVTSNNQVHLVKLQEETNTLCPQIYEHSCGEIWSLASSPTDKHLISTCYASIERDCEKCTALWRLPKDDGHLENVITFPSEKYGTDVKVTTFHPTNDAYMCSVIDNNIVMWDVGESGVKIVCTAVLDGKGQPRFTTGKWNPQNVNLQFVTADDCNVKAWDLRTQTKIAWSLDGVHTQIIRDFDFNPNRQYYMATCGDDGYSKFWDIRNPSQPLISRADHSHWIWSLR from the exons ATGGAGTTGAATTTCag ATCGTTGTGTTCTCTGCTCGCTGATAACGATCAAGACTGTTTTTTAATTGGAACTCAGTCATTGGTCACATCGAATAATCAAGTACATCTCGTTAAACTACAAGAAGAGACCAATACACTTTGTCCtcaa atatatgaGCATAGCTGTGGTGAAATATGGTCATTAGCGTCTTCTCCAACAGACAAACACTTGATATCTACTTGTTATGCTAGTATAGAACGTGATTGTGAGAAATGTACAGCTTTATGGCGACTGCCAAAGGACGATGGTCATTTAGAAAATGTCATCACTTTTCCTTCAGAAAAGTATGGTACTGATGTTaag GTGACCACGTTTCATCCTACAAATGACGCATACATGTGTTCtgttatcgataataatatagtgatgtgGGATGTGGGTGAAAGTGgagtaaaaattgtatgtactgcAGTATTGGATGGTAAAG GTCAACCAAGATTTACTACTGGAAAATGGAATCCACAAAATGTCAACTTACAGTTTGTAACTGCTGATGATTGTAATGTAAAAGCTTGGGATTTAAGAACCCAGACAAAAATTGCATGGAGTCTAGATGGAGTTCATActcaaattattag agattttgattttaatccaAATCGTCAATACTATATGGCGACATGCGGTGATGATGGATATTCTAAGTTCTGGGATATACGTAATCCCAGTCAACCTCTAATATCCCGTGCTGACCATTCTCATTGGATTTGGTCTCTTAGGTAA